One Triticum dicoccoides isolate Atlit2015 ecotype Zavitan chromosome 5B, WEW_v2.0, whole genome shotgun sequence genomic window carries:
- the LOC119305873 gene encoding putative clathrin assembly protein At1g25240: MTTARQWWRRAAAAAKDKKSLCLTRAAGALRSPARVRGGAVELDAAVIRATSHDDRFVDRGAAARVLDLARASSPSPLVWALARRAGRTRCWAVALKALMLAHRLLLLAQPRAGGRVPFDLADFRDRSSAGFSALVRAYFRFLDARSLFAAEEDDGAGANGDEDEDDEETRLLDRLSRRQHLLDLLMQIRPYGDGMERQSLVLDAMECAVVEIFDVYGQVRAGIAEYLVAVGGSTPTTPTPRPRPGETVATARRRRAMQGVRVLRKEAEQSALVSSYFELCRTLGVLSAAEFPAVERVPDHDIRDLEKLIMAHVEDGGCKLEQDNEPKALVGPMEDAGVASTTVAMKEWMVFDDDAGTGLRQGQFGDYVNPFLTNSTEFGET; this comes from the coding sequence ATGACGACGGCGCGGCAGTGGTGGAGGCGCGCGGCCGCGGCGGCCAAGGACAAGAAGAGCCTGTGCCTGACGCGCGCCGCGGGGGCGCTGCGCTCGCCGGCCAGGGTCAGGGGCGGCGCGGTGGAGCTGGACGCGGCGGTCATCCGCGCCACCAGCCACGACGACCGCTTCGTGGACCGCGGCGCCGCGGCGCGGGTGCTGGACCTCGCGCGCGCGTCCTCGCCGTCGCCGCTCGTGTGGGCGCTGGCGCGCCGCGCGGGCCGGACGCGCTGCTGGGCCGTGGCGCTCAAGGCGCTCATGCTCGCGCACCGCCTGCTCCTCCTCGCGCAGCCCCGCGCCGGCGGCCGCGTGCCGTTCGACCTCGCCGACTTCCGGGACCGCTCCTCGGCCGGCTTCTCCGCCCTCGTGCGCGCCTACTTCCGCTTCCTCGACGCCCGCTCCCTCTTCGCCGCCGAGGAAGACGACGGCGCCGGCGCCAAcggcgacgaggacgaggacgacgaggagACGCGCCTGCTGGACCGCCTGTCCAGGCGGCAGCACCTGCTCGACCTGCTCATGCAGATTCGGCCCTACGGGGATGGCATGGAGCGGCAGAGCCTCGTCCTCGACGCCATGGAATGCGCGGTCGTCGAGATCTTCGACGTCTACGGCCAAGTACGCGCCGGCATCGCTGAGTACCTCGTCGCCGTCGGGGGCTCGACGCCGACCACGCCGACGCCGAGGCCTCGGCCGGGAGAGACcgtggcgacggcgaggcggcgcaGGGCCATGCAGGGAGTGCGGGTGCTGCGGAAGGAGGCGGAGCAGAGCGCACTGGTATCGTCCTACTTCGAGCTCTGCCGGACCCTCGGCGTGCTCAGCGCCGCCGAGTTCCCGGCCGTGGAGCGCGTCCCGGACCACGACATCAGGGACCTCGAGAAGCTCATTATGGCCCACGTCGAAGACGGCGGCTGCAAGCTGGAGCAGGACAACGAACCGAAGGCGTTGGTGGGCCCCATGGAGGACGCCGGCGTGGCGTCGACGACGGTGGCCATGAAAGAGTGGATGGTGTTCGACGACGATGCGGGTACCGGACTTAGGCAAGGGCAATTTGGTGATTACGTCAACCCGTTCCTAACCAACTCGACGGAGTTTGGCGAGACGTGA